The following coding sequences lie in one Arabidopsis thaliana chromosome 3, partial sequence genomic window:
- the WLIM2b gene encoding GATA type zinc finger transcription factor family protein (GATA type zinc finger transcription factor family protein; FUNCTIONS IN: zinc ion binding; INVOLVED IN: biological_process unknown; LOCATED IN: cellular_component unknown; EXPRESSED IN: 23 plant structures; EXPRESSED DURING: 15 growth stages; CONTAINS InterPro DOMAIN/s: Zinc finger, LIM-type (InterPro:IPR001781); BEST Arabidopsis thaliana protein match is: GATA type zinc finger transcription factor family protein (TAIR:AT2G39900.1).), translating to MSFTGTQQKCKACEKTVYAVELLSADGVGYHKSCFKCTHCKSRLQLSSYSSMEGVLYCKPHFEQLFKESGSFNKNFQSPAKSADKSTPELTRTPSRVAGRFSGTQEKCATCSKTVYPIEKIHNPLSYRELARKPNVLHRCIDPGDIGSCYFNLHVTVESQTYHKSCFKCSHGGCPISPSNYAALEGILYCKHHFAQLFKEKGSYNHLIKSASIKRSAAAAVAAGVPAASVPES from the exons ATGTCTTTTACAGGAACTCAACAGAAATGCAAGGCTTGTGAGAAGACTGTTTATGCTGTTGAGCTTCTCTCTGCTGATGGAGTTGGATATCACAAGTCTTGCTTCAAATGCACTCACTGCAAAAGCAGGCTTCAG CTGAGTAGTTACTCATCAATGGAAGGTGTTTTGTACTGTAAGCCTCATTTTGAGCAGCTCTTTAAGGAGAGTGGTAGTTTCAACAAGAACTTTCAGTCAC CTGCAAAATCGGCTGACAAATCAACTCCTGAGCTG ACAAGGACGCCTAGCCGAGTTGCTGGCAGGTTCTCTGGTACACAAGAGAAATGCGCCACTTGTAGTAAAACTGTGTATCCTATTGAAAAG ATACATAATCCCCTCAGTTACCGAGAACTTGCAAGGAAACCAAATGTTTTGCACAGATGCATAGACCCTGGAGATATCGGTTCTTGTTACTTTAATTTGCAT GTAACAGTCGAGAGCCAGACATATCACAAGTCCTGCTTCAAGTGCTCACATGGAGGTTGCCCAATTTCACCTTCCAACTACGCAGCTCTTGAAGGAATCCTGTACTGCAAGCACCATTTCGCTCAGCTCTTCAAGGAGAAGGGAAGTTACAACCACTTAATCAAATCCGCTTCCATCAAACGCTCTGCAGCCGCAGCAGTCGCCGCCGGTGTACCAGCAGCCTCCGTTCCTGAATCTTAA
- the WLIM2b gene encoding GATA type zinc finger transcription factor family protein (GATA type zinc finger transcription factor family protein; FUNCTIONS IN: zinc ion binding; INVOLVED IN: biological_process unknown; LOCATED IN: cellular_component unknown; EXPRESSED IN: 23 plant structures; EXPRESSED DURING: 15 growth stages; CONTAINS InterPro DOMAIN/s: Zinc finger, LIM-type (InterPro:IPR001781); BEST Arabidopsis thaliana protein match is: GATA type zinc finger transcription factor family protein (TAIR:AT2G39900.1); Has 5098 Blast hits to 3614 proteins in 193 species: Archae - 0; Bacteria - 0; Metazoa - 4118; Fungi - 82; Plants - 503; Viruses - 0; Other Eukaryotes - 395 (source: NCBI BLink).) has translation MSFTGTQQKCKACEKTVYAVELLSADGVGYHKSCFKCTHCKSRLQLSSYSSMEGVLYCKPHFEQLFKESGSFNKNFQSPAKSADKSTPELTRTPSRVAGRFSGTQEKCATCSKTVYPIEKVTVESQTYHKSCFKCSHGGCPISPSNYAALEGILYCKHHFAQLFKEKGSYNHLIKSASIKRSAAAAVAAGVPAASVPES, from the exons ATGTCTTTTACAGGAACTCAACAGAAATGCAAGGCTTGTGAGAAGACTGTTTATGCTGTTGAGCTTCTCTCTGCTGATGGAGTTGGATATCACAAGTCTTGCTTCAAATGCACTCACTGCAAAAGCAGGCTTCAG CTGAGTAGTTACTCATCAATGGAAGGTGTTTTGTACTGTAAGCCTCATTTTGAGCAGCTCTTTAAGGAGAGTGGTAGTTTCAACAAGAACTTTCAGTCAC CTGCAAAATCGGCTGACAAATCAACTCCTGAGCTG ACAAGGACGCCTAGCCGAGTTGCTGGCAGGTTCTCTGGTACACAAGAGAAATGCGCCACTTGTAGTAAAACTGTGTATCCTATTGAAAAG GTAACAGTCGAGAGCCAGACATATCACAAGTCCTGCTTCAAGTGCTCACATGGAGGTTGCCCAATTTCACCTTCCAACTACGCAGCTCTTGAAGGAATCCTGTACTGCAAGCACCATTTCGCTCAGCTCTTCAAGGAGAAGGGAAGTTACAACCACTTAATCAAATCCGCTTCCATCAAACGCTCTGCAGCCGCAGCAGTCGCCGCCGGTGTACCAGCAGCCTCCGTTCCTGAATCTTAA
- the WLIM2b gene encoding GATA type zinc finger transcription factor family protein (GATA type zinc finger transcription factor family protein; FUNCTIONS IN: zinc ion binding; INVOLVED IN: biological_process unknown; LOCATED IN: cellular_component unknown; EXPRESSED IN: 23 plant structures; EXPRESSED DURING: 15 growth stages; CONTAINS InterPro DOMAIN/s: Zinc finger, LIM-type (InterPro:IPR001781); BEST Arabidopsis thaliana protein match is: GATA type zinc finger transcription factor family protein (TAIR:AT2G39900.1); Has 3096 Blast hits to 2402 proteins in 171 species: Archae - 0; Bacteria - 0; Metazoa - 2277; Fungi - 61; Plants - 547; Viruses - 0; Other Eukaryotes - 211 (source: NCBI BLink).): MSFTGTQQKCKACEKTVYAVELLSADGVGYHKSCFKCTHCKSRLQLSSYSSMEGVLYCKPHFEQLFKESGSFNKNFQSPAKSADKSTPELTRTPSRVAGRFSGTQEKCATCSKTVYIIPSVTENLQGNQMFCTDA; encoded by the exons ATGTCTTTTACAGGAACTCAACAGAAATGCAAGGCTTGTGAGAAGACTGTTTATGCTGTTGAGCTTCTCTCTGCTGATGGAGTTGGATATCACAAGTCTTGCTTCAAATGCACTCACTGCAAAAGCAGGCTTCAG CTGAGTAGTTACTCATCAATGGAAGGTGTTTTGTACTGTAAGCCTCATTTTGAGCAGCTCTTTAAGGAGAGTGGTAGTTTCAACAAGAACTTTCAGTCAC CTGCAAAATCGGCTGACAAATCAACTCCTGAGCTG ACAAGGACGCCTAGCCGAGTTGCTGGCAGGTTCTCTGGTACACAAGAGAAATGCGCCACTTGTAGTAAAACTGT ATACATAATCCCCTCAGTTACCGAGAACTTGCAAGGAAACCAAATGTTTTGCACAGATGCATAG
- the WLIM2b gene encoding GATA type zinc finger transcription factor family protein (GATA type zinc finger transcription factor family protein; FUNCTIONS IN: zinc ion binding; INVOLVED IN: biological_process unknown; LOCATED IN: cellular_component unknown; EXPRESSED IN: 23 plant structures; EXPRESSED DURING: 15 growth stages; CONTAINS InterPro DOMAIN/s: Zinc finger, LIM-type (InterPro:IPR001781); BEST Arabidopsis thaliana protein match is: GATA type zinc finger transcription factor family protein (TAIR:AT2G39900.1); Has 35333 Blast hits to 34131 proteins in 2444 species: Archae - 798; Bacteria - 22429; Metazoa - 974; Fungi - 991; Plants - 531; Viruses - 0; Other Eukaryotes - 9610 (source: NCBI BLink).), protein MSFTGTQQKCKACEKTVYAVELLSADGVGYHKSCFKCTHCKSRLQLSSYSSMEGVLYCKPHFEQLFKESGSFNKNFQSPAKSADKSTPELTRTPSRVAGRFSGTQEKCATCSKTVYPIEKVITRLIFHCSSFTHAFSIN, encoded by the exons ATGTCTTTTACAGGAACTCAACAGAAATGCAAGGCTTGTGAGAAGACTGTTTATGCTGTTGAGCTTCTCTCTGCTGATGGAGTTGGATATCACAAGTCTTGCTTCAAATGCACTCACTGCAAAAGCAGGCTTCAG CTGAGTAGTTACTCATCAATGGAAGGTGTTTTGTACTGTAAGCCTCATTTTGAGCAGCTCTTTAAGGAGAGTGGTAGTTTCAACAAGAACTTTCAGTCAC CTGCAAAATCGGCTGACAAATCAACTCCTGAGCTG ACAAGGACGCCTAGCCGAGTTGCTGGCAGGTTCTCTGGTACACAAGAGAAATGCGCCACTTGTAGTAAAACTGTGTATCCTATTGAAAAGGTTATAACTCGTTTAATCTTTCATTGCTCTTCCTTCACTCATGCATTTTCCATTAACTGA
- a CDS encoding Glycosyl hydrolase superfamily protein (Glycosyl hydrolase superfamily protein; FUNCTIONS IN: cation binding, hydrolase activity, hydrolyzing O-glycosyl compounds, catalytic activity; INVOLVED IN: carbohydrate metabolic process; LOCATED IN: endomembrane system; EXPRESSED IN: shoot apex, embryo, flower, seed; EXPRESSED DURING: petal differentiation and expansion stage, E expanded cotyledon stage, D bilateral stage; CONTAINS InterPro DOMAIN/s: Glycoside hydrolase, catalytic core (InterPro:IPR017853), Glycoside hydrolase, family 17 (InterPro:IPR000490), Glycoside hydrolase, subgroup, catalytic core (InterPro:IPR013781); BEST Arabidopsis thaliana protein match is: Glycosyl hydrolase family 17 protein (TAIR:AT3G61810.1); Has 2109 Blast hits to 2094 proteins in 123 species: Archae - 0; Bacteria - 0; Metazoa - 3; Fungi - 4; Plants - 2095; Viruses - 0; Other Eukaryotes - 7 (source: NCBI BLink).), protein MKKMHSLSSYLLLLISLTAIATPTTTSATTIGVTYSTPASISGTVQLSPDRIAEKVVSMNIPAVRLLDSNPAMIRAFAYTNVSLFLSVPNPLVPLLASNRSLAMRWVYRHVLPFYPRTKISIISVGNDVISYSPDVSPFLLRAMQNVHLSLVDLRIYKISVSTTFSFFNIVPTAFPPSSAQFQQPNGEVIIRPILQFLERTNSSFLINLYPYNMYRSSFSIPIGFALFEEFPFNFRDDLTTGVRYRNLFDMMVDAVISSMAVMGHENLPVIVAETGWPSSGIDASEVDATLLYSEMFLKALLTHLRSGCGTPLRKEGVSEVYIFELVEKDAKQGIRNWGLLHHNMTSKYSFDFSDGGKVRRFKEILVGFFVQVVMLYLLM, encoded by the coding sequence atgaagaaaatgcACTCTCTCTCCTCTTATCTCCTCCTCCTTATCTCGTTAACCGCCATAGCTACACCTACGACAACCTCCGCCACAACGATCGGAGTCACATACTCGACTCCAGCTTCAATCTCCGGCACCGTACAACTCTCACCGGACAGAATCGCCGAAAAAGTCGTTTCAATGAACATTCCGGCGGTGAGACTCCTCGATTCAAATCCGGCGATGATTCGTGCCTTCGCTTACACAAACgtatctctcttcctctccgTACCAAATCCACTAGTTCCTCTCCTCGCTTCAAATCGTTCTCTCGCGATGCGTTGGGTCTATCGCCATGTGCTTCCTTTTTATCCTCGCACCAAGATCTCAATCATCTCCGTCGGTAACGACGTGATTTCGTATTCTCCGGACGTATCTCCGTTTCTCCTCCGTGCGATGCAGAATGTTCATCTATCTCTTGTAGATCTGAGAATCTACAAGATCTCTGTATCAACGACgttctctttcttcaacatCGTACCCACGGCATTTCCACCTTCGTCGGCGCAGTTTCAACAACCTAACGGAGAAGTTATCATCAGACCGATTTTGCAATTCCTCGAAAGAACGAATTCGTCTTTCTTGATCAATCTCTATCCCTACAATATGTATCGGTCTAGCTTCTCGATTCCGATTGGATTTGCTCTTTTTGAAGAGTTCCCGTTCAATTTCAGAGATGATCTGACCACCGGAGTAAGATACCGGAATCTTTTTGATATGATGGTTGATGCTGTGATTAGCTCTATGGCTGTTATGGGTCATGAGAATCTTCCGGTGATTGTGGCGGAGACTGGTTGGCCTAGCTCTGGAATTGATGCTAGTGAAGTAGATGCGACGTTGTTGTATAGTGAGATGTTCTTGAAAGCTTTGTTGACTCATCTGAGAAGTGGATGTGGAACACCGTTGAGGAAAGAAGGTGTTTCAGAGGTTTATATCTTTGAGCTTGTTGAGAAAGATGCTAAGCAAGGGATTAGGAATTGGGGACTTTTGCATCATAACATGACTAGTAAGTACAGCTTCGACTTCTCGGATGGAGGCAAAGTCAGAAGATTCAAAGAGATTTTGGTTGGATTCTTTGTGCAAGTGGTGATGCTTTACCTGTTGATGTAG
- a CDS encoding uncharacterized protein (unknown protein; Has 698 Blast hits to 549 proteins in 106 species: Archae - 0; Bacteria - 92; Metazoa - 317; Fungi - 24; Plants - 183; Viruses - 2; Other Eukaryotes - 80 (source: NCBI BLink).) produces MVIHKSITPIALMLLLLLAIHAHIQVVGSTTVTSVSLANLKHETSSEINFPVWRRELRGGGGGGRGGGGGHGGGGGEDFGNGCRSDVLQSFLFMVFISYWLLV; encoded by the coding sequence atggttataCACAAATCAATTACCCCAATCGCTCTGATGTTACTATTACTACTAGCGATCCATGCACATATTCAAGTCGTTGGTTCAACCACTGTAACCTCTGTCTCACTAGCCAATCTGAAACATGAAACGTCTTCTGAGATCAATTTTCCAGTTTGGCGTCGGGAGCTTCGCggtggcggaggaggaggccgtggtggcggtggaggtcatggtggaggaggtggtgaGGATTTTGGTAACGGATGTAGAAGCGATGTTCTACAAAGTTTCTTGTTCATGGTTTTTATAAGTTATTGGCTTTTAGTGTAA
- the SBPASE gene encoding sedoheptulose-bisphosphatase (sedoheptulose-bisphosphatase (SBPASE); FUNCTIONS IN: sedoheptulose-bisphosphatase activity, phosphoric ester hydrolase activity; INVOLVED IN: in 6 processes; LOCATED IN: thylakoid, apoplast, chloroplast stroma, chloroplast, chloroplast envelope; EXPRESSED IN: 24 plant structures; EXPRESSED DURING: 14 growth stages; CONTAINS InterPro DOMAIN/s: Fructose-1,6-bisphosphatase, active site (InterPro:IPR020548), Fructose-1,6-bisphosphatase (InterPro:IPR000146); BEST Arabidopsis thaliana protein match is: Inositol monophosphatase family protein (TAIR:AT1G43670.1); Has 3745 Blast hits to 3741 proteins in 1296 species: Archae - 47; Bacteria - 2318; Metazoa - 373; Fungi - 154; Plants - 424; Viruses - 0; Other Eukaryotes - 429 (source: NCBI BLink).): METSIACYSRGILPPSVSSQRSSTLVSPPSYSTSSSFKRLKSSSIFGDSLRLAPKSQLKATKAKSNGASTVTKCEIGQSLEEFLAQATPDKGLRTLLMCMGEALRTIAFKVRTASCGGTACVNSFGDEQLAVDMLADKLLFEALQYSHVCKYACSEEVPELQDMGGPVEGGFSVAFDPLDGSSIVDTNFTVGTIFGVWPGDKLTGITGGDQVAAAMGIYGPRTTYVLAVKGFPGTHEFLLLDEGKWQHVKETTEIAEGKMFSPGNLRATFDNSEYSKLIDYYVKEKYTLRYTGGMVPDVNQIIVKEKGIFTNVTSPTAKAKLRLLFEVAPLGLLIENAGGFSSDGHKSVLDKTIINLDDRTQVAYGSKNEIIRFEETLYGTSRLKNVPIGVTA, translated from the exons ATGGAGACCAGCATCGCGTGCTACTCACGTGGGATCCTTCCCCCAAGTGTCTCTTCTCAACGATCCTCTACATTGGTCTCTCCTCCTTCCTACTCCACATCCTCCAGCTTCAAG CGTCTAAAATCGAGCTCAATCTTCGGAGATTCACTACGATTAGCACCAAAATCGCAACTTAAAGCCACAAAAGCTAAGAGCAATGGTGCTTCAACTGTGACCAAATGTGAAATTGGCCAAAGCTTG GAAGAGTTTTTGGCACAAGCAACTCCTGACAAGGGATTGAGAACTTTGCTGATGTGTATGGGAGAAGCATTGAGAACAATAGCTTTTAAAGTTAGAACAGCTTCTTGCGGTGGAACAGCTTGTGTTAATTCCTTTGGTGATGAACAACTCGCTGTTGATATGCTTGCTGATAAGCTTCTCTTTGAG GCTTTGCAATACTCGCATGTGTGCAAGTATGCTTGCTCTGAAGAAGTACCTGAGCTTCAAGACATGGGAGGTCCAGTGGAAG GTGGGTTTAGTGTTGCGTTTGATCCATTGGATGGATCAAGCATTGTGGATACAAATTTCACTGTGGGAACCATATTCGGTGTTTGGCCTGGAGACAAGTTAACCGGAATCACTGGAGGAGATCAAGTGGCTGCAGCCATGGGAATCTACGGTCCACGAACCACTTATGTTTTGGCTGTTAAGGGCTTTCCAGGAACTCATGAGTTCTTGCTTCTTGATGAAG GGAAATGGCAGCATGTAAAGGAGACAACAGAGATCGCAGAAGGGAAAATGTTCTCACCAGGAAACTTAAGAGCCACATTCGACAACTCCGAATACAGCAAG CTGATTGATTACTACGTGAAAGAGAAATACACACTGCGATACACCGGAGGAATGGTTCCTGATGTTAACcag ATTATTGTGAAGGAGAAAGGAATCTTCACAAATGTGACTTCTCCTACGGCTAAGGCAAAGTTGAGGCTGTTGTTTGAAGTGGCTCCTCTTGGCCTGCTCATAGAGAATGCTGGTGGATTCAGCAGTGATGGACACAAGTCCGTGCTTGACAAGACCATCATCAACCTCGACGATAGAACTCAAGTTGCTTATGGCTCAAAGAACGAGATCATCCGCTTCGAAGAAACCCTTTATGGAACATCAAGACTCAAGAATGTTCCCATTGGAGTTACCGCTTAG